Proteins co-encoded in one Dasypus novemcinctus isolate mDasNov1 chromosome 6, mDasNov1.1.hap2, whole genome shotgun sequence genomic window:
- the LOC131278663 gene encoding CUB and zona pellucida-like domain-containing protein 1 → MGCGDRQWARRLAGKSRCSASLGGANLGEAHKALILQLNPSENCTWTIDRPENKSIRIIFSHFQLDPDASCETEHIAVFDGASTRGPLLGTVCSKNDYVPVFESSSNTLTFQIITDSASVQRTVFIFYYFFSPEIRIPDCGGYLGALQGSFTSPNYPKAHPTLAYCVWYIQVEKGYKIKLDFKEIFLEIDDHCRFDFVAVYDGPSTRSGLLGQVCGRVTPTFESSSDSMTVVLSTDYANSYRGFSASYTSIYAENVNTTSLTCSSDKMRVIISKSYLESFKYNENNLQLNDPTCRPIVSNVVEFSIPLDGCGTIKKAEGHSITYTNVITLTASPTSEVITRQKHLQIIVKCEMEHNSTVELMYITEDDIIQNQNALGKYNTSMALFESNLFEKPIHEAPYYVDLNQTLFVQVSLHTSDPNLVVFLETCRASATSDFASPIYDLIRSGCTKDETCKVYPLAGHYGRFQFNAFKFLRSLGSVYLQCKVLICDSSDHQSRCNQGCVSRRKRDISSYKWKADSVIGPIRLKRDRSASGESGFQHQVHPEGTQHQPFNGLHLFSFMVLALNVVIVATITRRHFVNARAEYRYQKLQGY, encoded by the exons ATgggctgcggggacaggcagTGGGCGAGGAGGCTGGCAG GCAAATCAAGGTGCAGTGCCAGCCTGGGAGGCGCCAACTTGGGCGAGGCCCACAAAGCCCTGATCCTGCAACTCAACCCCAGTGAGAACTGCACCTGGACTATAGACAGACCAGAAAACAAAAGCATCAGAATCATCTTTTCCCACTTCCA GCTCGATCCAGATGCAAGCTGTGAAACGGAGCACATTGCCGTTTTTGATGGAGCCTCCACCAGAGGGCCTCTGCTAGGGACAGTCTGCAGTAAAAATGACTACGTTCCGGTGTTTGAATCATCATCCAACACCCTGACGTTTCAAATCATCACTGACTCTGCAAGTGTTCAAAGGACTGTCTTTATCTTCTACTACTTCTTCTCTCCTGAAATCC GTATTCCGGACTGCGGGGGCTACCTGGGTGCTCTGCAAGGCTCCTTTACCAGCCCCAACTACCCAAAGGCGCACCCCACATTGGCCTACTGTGTGTGGTACATCCAAGTGGAGAAAGGTTACAAGATAAAATTAGACTTCAAAGAGATTTT CCTAGAAATAGACGATCACTGCCGATTTGACTTTGTTGCTGTTTATGATGGCCCCTCCACGCGTTCTGGCCTGCTGGGACAAGTCTGTGGCCGCGTGACGCCCACCTTCGAATCTTCCTCAGACTCTATGACTGTTGTGTTATCTACAGATTATGCCAACTCCTACCGGGGCTTTTCCGCTTCTTACACCTCAATATATGCAGAAAATGTCAACACTA catCTTTAACTTGCTCTTCTGACAAGATGAGAGTTATCATAAGCAAATCCTACCTGGAATCATTTAAATATAATGAGAATAACCTACAACTAAATGATCCAACTTGCCGACCAATAGTATcaaatgttgtggaattttctATTCCTCTAGATGGATGTGGTACAATCAAAAAG GCAGAAGGTCATTCAATTACCTACACCAATGTAATCACCCTGACTGCATCCCCAACTTCAGAGGTGATCACCCGTCAGAAACATCTCCAGATTATTGTGAAGTGTGAAATGGAACATAATTCCACTGTGGAGTTGATGTACATAACAGAAGATGACATAATACAAAATCAGAATGCATTGGGAAAATATAACACAAGCATGGCTCTTTTTGAATCCAATTTGTTTGAAAAGCCTATACATGAGGCACCATATTATGTGGATTTGAACCAAACTCTTTTTGTTCAAGTCAGTCTACACACCTCAGATCCAAATTTGGTGGTATTTCTCGAGACCTGTAGAGCTTCTGCCACATCAGACTTTGCATCTCCAATCTATGACCTAATCAGGAGTGG ATGTACCAAAGATGAGACGTGTAAGGTATATCCCTTAGCTGGACACTATGGAAGATTCCAATTTAATGCCTTTAAATTCTTGAGAAGTCTGGGCTCTGTTTATCTCCAGTGTAAGGTTTTGATATGTGATAGTAGTGACCATCAGTCTCGCTGCAATCAAGGCTGTGTCTCTAGAAGAAAACGAGACATTTCTTCATACAAATGGAAGGCTGATTCAGTCATTGGACCCATTCGTCTGAAAAGGGATCGGAGTGCAAGCGGAGAGTCAG GATTTCAGCATCAAGTACATCCAGAAGGAACTCAGCATCAGCCTTTCAACGGCCTGCATCTATTTTCATTCATGGTCCTTGCTCTGAATGTAGTGATTGTGGCTACAATTACAAGGAGGCATTTTGTAAATGCAAGAGCAGAGTACAGGTACCAGAAGCTGCAGGGCTATTAA